From a region of the Hemibagrus wyckioides isolate EC202008001 linkage group LG14, SWU_Hwy_1.0, whole genome shotgun sequence genome:
- the srpk2 gene encoding SRSF protein kinase 2 isoform X1: MSSRKVMAIQARKRRPKGKKDKTTHHRRPETQQKVPSAPPPPPPPPPPPPPQPEPVAPPEPEEEILGSDDEEQEDPADYCKGGYHPVKIGDLFNGRYHVIRKLGWGHFSTVWLCWDIQGKRFVAMKVVKSAQHYTETALDEIKLLRCVRESDPTDPNKDMVVQLIDDFKISGINGIHVCMVFEVLGHHLLKWIIKSNYQGLPLPCVKSIIRQVLQGLDYLHTKCKIIHTDIKPENILMCVDDAFVRRMAVEATEWQKAGAPPPSGSAVSTAPQLKQVGKISKNKKKKLKKKQKRQAELLERRMLEIEALEREAERQKANEGINPPPGPALALGESEDEDDEEEDIEEEEEGEGEREHPVRLTNHTCAAPPEPQQQEDEEDCEVPPNTDIPDVEDPTAETETNTPQREESNNPANEDEEEEEEEEEEEEREESEEDAEEQEKATEQQEAEADQEDAKEVDRLEPVSSDEKPEPKTDECAKEEQPELPKEEGERREEEGDEEDEDEGDDDEDDDDDEAEDETQELRNSTETHNDTLKTNGHAVLDANHPSEVVPLVPSPTPLLCPLVESELSVTDRDASDASYELFNGETAALSNGARHRATAPRFPELPLDPDLDECENEEGETNLNPDAERSRTVSSSSTGDTPKAKARSADLLVNPLDPRNADVLRVKIADLGNACWVHKHFTEDIQTRQYRSIEVLIGAGYSTPADIWSTACMAFELATGDYLFEPHSGEDYSRDEDHIAHIIELLGCIPRHFALSGKYSREFFNRRGELRHITKLKPWSLFDVLVEKYGWSAEDAGHFTNFLLPMLEMVPEKRASARDCLNHPWLNS, encoded by the exons GCCTGAGACACAGCAGAAAGTTCCATCcgctccccctcctcctcctcctcctcctcctcctccaccaccccAACCTGAGCCAGTCGCACCCCCAGAACCAGAGGAAGAGATTTTGGGCTCGGATGATGAGGAACAGGAGGATCCGGCAGACTACTGCAAAG gAGGGTACCATCCGGTGAAGATAGGGGATCTGTTCAATGGGAGGTACCATGTGATCCGAAAGCTAGGCTGGGGTCACTTTTCTACGGTCTGGCTATGTTGGGATATCCA AGGGAAGCGCTTTGTGGCGATGAAGGTGGTGAAGAGTGCTCAGCACTACACAGAGACGGCACTAGACGAGATCAAGCTACTGCGATGT gtaCGTGAGAGTGACCCCACTGACCCCAACAAAGACATGGTGGTTCAGCTCATCGATGACTTCAAGATCTCGGGGATAAACGGAATCC ATGTATGTATGGTATTTGAAGTCCTTGGCCACCATCTACTGAAATGGATCATCAAGTCCAACTATCAGGGCCTGCCTTTACCGTGCGTCAAGAGCATCATCAGACAG GTCCTGCAGGGTCTGGATTACCTCCACACTAAGTGCAAGATCATTCACACAGACATCAAGCCGGAGAACATCCTGATGTGTGTGGATGACGCCTTTGTCCGGCGCATGGCAGTCGAAGCCACCGAGTGGCAGAAAGCAGGAGCACCTCCTCCCTCTGGATCTGCAG TGAGCACAGCACCCCAACTCAAACAG GTGGGGAAGATCtccaagaacaagaagaagaagctgaagaAGAAGCAAAAGCGGCAGGCGGAGCTGCTAGAGAGACGCATGCTGGAGATAGAGGCATTAGAAAGGGAGGCCGAGAGACAGAAAGCCAACGAAGGGATAAACCCACCACCAGGACCTGCACTAGCGCTCGGGGAGAGTGAAGATGAGGACGACGAAGAGGAGGACatagaggaagaagaggaaggagagggagagagggagcatCCTGTTAGATTAACCAACCACACAT GTGCAGCTCCTCCAGAGCCACAACAGCAGGAAGATGAGGAGGACTGTGAAGTACCTCCCAACACTGACATTCCCGATGTTGAAGATCCCACGGCGGAGACGGAGACCAACACACCACAACGTGAAGAGAGCAACAACCCtgcaaatgaggatgaggaggaggaggaggaggaagaggaggaggaggaacgaGAAGAATCTGAAGAAGATGCGGAAGAGCAGGAGAAAGCAACAGAACAGCAGGAAGCTGAAGCAGATCAGGAAGACGCAAAAGAAGTAGACAGACTTGAACCTGTATCTTCGGATGAGAAGCCAGAACCAAAGACAGACGAGTGTGCAAAGGAGGAACAGCCTGAGCTGCcgaaagaagaaggagaaagaagagaagaggaaggcGACGAGGAAGACGAAGACGAAGGTGATGACGATGAGGACGACGATGACGATGAAGCAGAGGATGAAACCCAGGAGCTTAGGAACTCCACAGAGACCCACAACGACACCTTAAAAACCAACGGTCATGCAGTGTTGGACGCAAATCATCCATCAGAAGTTGTGCCCCTGGTGCCCTCACCCACACCTCTGCTGTGTCCGCTGGTGGAGTCAGAGCTCAGCGTCACTGACCGCGACGCCTCCGATGCCTCTTATGAGCTGTTTAACGGCGAGACAGCAGCACTTAGTAACGGCGCTCGACACCGAGCCACAGCACCACGCTTCCCCGAGCTCCCACTGGACCCTGACCTGGACGAGTGTGAGAATGAGGAAGGAGAAACAAACCTGAACCCTGATGCCGAGCGCAGCCGCACCGTCTCATCCTCCAGCACCGGAGACACTCCGAAAG CTAAAGCACGATCAGCTGACCTGCTGGTGAATCCTCTGGACCCTCGCAACGCTGACGTACTCCGAGTGAAAATAGCGGACCTGGGCAATGCCTGCTGGGTG CACAAGCACTTCACAGAAGACATCCAGACGAGGCAGTACCGCTCTATCGAGGTTCTGATCGGTGCTGGTTACAGCACTCCTGCAGACATCTGGAGCACCGCTTGTATG GCGTTTGAGCTGGCGACAGGAGACTATCTGTTCGAGCCACATTCAGGAGAGGACTACTCACGTGATGAAG ATCACATAGCCCACATCATAGAGCTCTTGGGCTGTATTCCACGCCACTTTGCTCTGTCTGGAAAATATTCTCGGGAGTTCTTCAACCGGAGAG GCGAGTTGCGGCACATCACTAAACTAAAGCCGTGGTCTCTGTTTGACGTCCTGGTGGAGAAGTACGGCTGGTCAGCTGAGGACGCCGGCCACTTCACAAACTTCCTGTTGCCCATGCTGGAGATGGTTCCAGAAAAACGCGCCTCTGCAAGAGACTGCCTCAATCATCCCTGGCTGAACTCGTAG
- the srpk2 gene encoding SRSF protein kinase 2 isoform X2: MSSRKVMAIQARKRRPKGKKDKTTHHRRPETQQKVPSAPPPPPPPPPPPPPQPEPVAPPEPEEEILGSDDEEQEDPADYCKGGYHPVKIGDLFNGRYHVIRKLGWGHFSTVWLCWDIQGKRFVAMKVVKSAQHYTETALDEIKLLRCVRESDPTDPNKDMVVQLIDDFKISGINGIHVCMVFEVLGHHLLKWIIKSNYQGLPLPCVKSIIRQVLQGLDYLHTKCKIIHTDIKPENILMCVDDAFVRRMAVEATEWQKAGAPPPSGSAVSTAPQLKQVGKISKNKKKKLKKKQKRQAELLERRMLEIEALEREAERQKANEGINPPPGPALALGESEDEDDEEEDIEEEEEGEGEREHPVRLTNHTCAAPPEPQQQEDEEDCEVPPNTDIPDVEDPTAETETNTPQREESNNPANEDEEEEEEEEEEEEREESEEDAEEQEKATEQQEAEADQEDAKEVDRLEPVSSDEKPEPKTDECAKEEQPELPKEEGERREEEGDEEDEDEGDDDEDDDDDEAEDETQELRNSTETHNDTLKTNGHAVLDANHPSEVVPLVPSPTPLLCPLVESELSVTDRDASDASYELFNGETAALSNGARHRATAPRFPELPLDPDLDECENEEGETNLNPDAERSRTVSSSSTGDTPKAKARSADLLVNPLDPRNADVLRVKIADLGNACWVHKHFTEDIQTRQYRSIEVLIGAGYSTPADIWSTACMAFELATGDYLFEPHSGEDYSRDEDHIALIMELLGKIPRKVIAAGKYSREFFCKKGELRHITKLKPWSLFDVLVEKYGWSAEDAGHFTNFLLPMLEMVPEKRASARDCLNHPWLNS; the protein is encoded by the exons GCCTGAGACACAGCAGAAAGTTCCATCcgctccccctcctcctcctcctcctcctcctcctccaccaccccAACCTGAGCCAGTCGCACCCCCAGAACCAGAGGAAGAGATTTTGGGCTCGGATGATGAGGAACAGGAGGATCCGGCAGACTACTGCAAAG gAGGGTACCATCCGGTGAAGATAGGGGATCTGTTCAATGGGAGGTACCATGTGATCCGAAAGCTAGGCTGGGGTCACTTTTCTACGGTCTGGCTATGTTGGGATATCCA AGGGAAGCGCTTTGTGGCGATGAAGGTGGTGAAGAGTGCTCAGCACTACACAGAGACGGCACTAGACGAGATCAAGCTACTGCGATGT gtaCGTGAGAGTGACCCCACTGACCCCAACAAAGACATGGTGGTTCAGCTCATCGATGACTTCAAGATCTCGGGGATAAACGGAATCC ATGTATGTATGGTATTTGAAGTCCTTGGCCACCATCTACTGAAATGGATCATCAAGTCCAACTATCAGGGCCTGCCTTTACCGTGCGTCAAGAGCATCATCAGACAG GTCCTGCAGGGTCTGGATTACCTCCACACTAAGTGCAAGATCATTCACACAGACATCAAGCCGGAGAACATCCTGATGTGTGTGGATGACGCCTTTGTCCGGCGCATGGCAGTCGAAGCCACCGAGTGGCAGAAAGCAGGAGCACCTCCTCCCTCTGGATCTGCAG TGAGCACAGCACCCCAACTCAAACAG GTGGGGAAGATCtccaagaacaagaagaagaagctgaagaAGAAGCAAAAGCGGCAGGCGGAGCTGCTAGAGAGACGCATGCTGGAGATAGAGGCATTAGAAAGGGAGGCCGAGAGACAGAAAGCCAACGAAGGGATAAACCCACCACCAGGACCTGCACTAGCGCTCGGGGAGAGTGAAGATGAGGACGACGAAGAGGAGGACatagaggaagaagaggaaggagagggagagagggagcatCCTGTTAGATTAACCAACCACACAT GTGCAGCTCCTCCAGAGCCACAACAGCAGGAAGATGAGGAGGACTGTGAAGTACCTCCCAACACTGACATTCCCGATGTTGAAGATCCCACGGCGGAGACGGAGACCAACACACCACAACGTGAAGAGAGCAACAACCCtgcaaatgaggatgaggaggaggaggaggaggaagaggaggaggaggaacgaGAAGAATCTGAAGAAGATGCGGAAGAGCAGGAGAAAGCAACAGAACAGCAGGAAGCTGAAGCAGATCAGGAAGACGCAAAAGAAGTAGACAGACTTGAACCTGTATCTTCGGATGAGAAGCCAGAACCAAAGACAGACGAGTGTGCAAAGGAGGAACAGCCTGAGCTGCcgaaagaagaaggagaaagaagagaagaggaaggcGACGAGGAAGACGAAGACGAAGGTGATGACGATGAGGACGACGATGACGATGAAGCAGAGGATGAAACCCAGGAGCTTAGGAACTCCACAGAGACCCACAACGACACCTTAAAAACCAACGGTCATGCAGTGTTGGACGCAAATCATCCATCAGAAGTTGTGCCCCTGGTGCCCTCACCCACACCTCTGCTGTGTCCGCTGGTGGAGTCAGAGCTCAGCGTCACTGACCGCGACGCCTCCGATGCCTCTTATGAGCTGTTTAACGGCGAGACAGCAGCACTTAGTAACGGCGCTCGACACCGAGCCACAGCACCACGCTTCCCCGAGCTCCCACTGGACCCTGACCTGGACGAGTGTGAGAATGAGGAAGGAGAAACAAACCTGAACCCTGATGCCGAGCGCAGCCGCACCGTCTCATCCTCCAGCACCGGAGACACTCCGAAAG CTAAAGCACGATCAGCTGACCTGCTGGTGAATCCTCTGGACCCTCGCAACGCTGACGTACTCCGAGTGAAAATAGCGGACCTGGGCAATGCCTGCTGGGTG CACAAGCACTTCACAGAAGACATCCAGACGAGGCAGTACCGCTCTATCGAGGTTCTGATCGGTGCTGGTTACAGCACTCCTGCAGACATCTGGAGCACCGCTTGTATG GCGTTTGAGCTGGCGACAGGAGACTATCTGTTCGAGCCACATTCAGGAGAGGACTACTCACGTGATGAAG ACCACATCGCTCTGATTATGGAGCTGCTGGGGAAAATCCCACGTAAAGTCATCGCTGCAGGGAAATACAGCCGTGAGTTCTTCTGTAAGAAAG GCGAGTTGCGGCACATCACTAAACTAAAGCCGTGGTCTCTGTTTGACGTCCTGGTGGAGAAGTACGGCTGGTCAGCTGAGGACGCCGGCCACTTCACAAACTTCCTGTTGCCCATGCTGGAGATGGTTCCAGAAAAACGCGCCTCTGCAAGAGACTGCCTCAATCATCCCTGGCTGAACTCGTAG
- the srpk2 gene encoding SRSF protein kinase 2 isoform X4, with protein sequence MSSRKVMAIQARKRRPKGKKDKTTHHRRPETQQKVPSAPPPPPPPPPPPPPQPEPVAPPEPEEEILGSDDEEQEDPADYCKGGYHPVKIGDLFNGRYHVIRKLGWGHFSTVWLCWDIQGKRFVAMKVVKSAQHYTETALDEIKLLRCVRESDPTDPNKDMVVQLIDDFKISGINGIHVCMVFEVLGHHLLKWIIKSNYQGLPLPCVKSIIRQVLQGLDYLHTKCKIIHTDIKPENILMCVDDAFVRRMAVEATEWQKAGAPPPSGSAVSTAPQLKQVGKISKNKKKKLKKKQKRQAELLERRMLEIEALEREAERQKANEGINPPPGPALALGESEDEDDEEEDIEEEEEGEGEREHPVRLTNHTCAAPPEPQQQEDEEDCEVPPNTDIPDVEDPTAETETNTPQREESNNPANEDEEEEEEEEEEEEREESEEDAEEQEKATEQQEAEADQEDAKEVDRLEPVSSDEKPEPKTDECAKEEQPELPKEEGERREEEGDEEDEDEGDDDEDDDDDEAEDETQELRNSTETHNDTLKTNGHAVLDANHPSEVVPLVPSPTPLLCPLVESELSVTDRDASDASYELFNGETAALSNGARHRATAPRFPELPLDPDLDECENEEGETNLNPDAERSRTVSSSSTGDTPKAKARSADLLVNPLDPRNADVLRVKIADLGNACWVHKHFTEDIQTRQYRSIEVLIGAGYSTPADIWSTACMAFELATGDYLFEPHSGEDYSRDEGELRHITKLKPWSLFDVLVEKYGWSAEDAGHFTNFLLPMLEMVPEKRASARDCLNHPWLNS encoded by the exons GCCTGAGACACAGCAGAAAGTTCCATCcgctccccctcctcctcctcctcctcctcctcctccaccaccccAACCTGAGCCAGTCGCACCCCCAGAACCAGAGGAAGAGATTTTGGGCTCGGATGATGAGGAACAGGAGGATCCGGCAGACTACTGCAAAG gAGGGTACCATCCGGTGAAGATAGGGGATCTGTTCAATGGGAGGTACCATGTGATCCGAAAGCTAGGCTGGGGTCACTTTTCTACGGTCTGGCTATGTTGGGATATCCA AGGGAAGCGCTTTGTGGCGATGAAGGTGGTGAAGAGTGCTCAGCACTACACAGAGACGGCACTAGACGAGATCAAGCTACTGCGATGT gtaCGTGAGAGTGACCCCACTGACCCCAACAAAGACATGGTGGTTCAGCTCATCGATGACTTCAAGATCTCGGGGATAAACGGAATCC ATGTATGTATGGTATTTGAAGTCCTTGGCCACCATCTACTGAAATGGATCATCAAGTCCAACTATCAGGGCCTGCCTTTACCGTGCGTCAAGAGCATCATCAGACAG GTCCTGCAGGGTCTGGATTACCTCCACACTAAGTGCAAGATCATTCACACAGACATCAAGCCGGAGAACATCCTGATGTGTGTGGATGACGCCTTTGTCCGGCGCATGGCAGTCGAAGCCACCGAGTGGCAGAAAGCAGGAGCACCTCCTCCCTCTGGATCTGCAG TGAGCACAGCACCCCAACTCAAACAG GTGGGGAAGATCtccaagaacaagaagaagaagctgaagaAGAAGCAAAAGCGGCAGGCGGAGCTGCTAGAGAGACGCATGCTGGAGATAGAGGCATTAGAAAGGGAGGCCGAGAGACAGAAAGCCAACGAAGGGATAAACCCACCACCAGGACCTGCACTAGCGCTCGGGGAGAGTGAAGATGAGGACGACGAAGAGGAGGACatagaggaagaagaggaaggagagggagagagggagcatCCTGTTAGATTAACCAACCACACAT GTGCAGCTCCTCCAGAGCCACAACAGCAGGAAGATGAGGAGGACTGTGAAGTACCTCCCAACACTGACATTCCCGATGTTGAAGATCCCACGGCGGAGACGGAGACCAACACACCACAACGTGAAGAGAGCAACAACCCtgcaaatgaggatgaggaggaggaggaggaggaagaggaggaggaggaacgaGAAGAATCTGAAGAAGATGCGGAAGAGCAGGAGAAAGCAACAGAACAGCAGGAAGCTGAAGCAGATCAGGAAGACGCAAAAGAAGTAGACAGACTTGAACCTGTATCTTCGGATGAGAAGCCAGAACCAAAGACAGACGAGTGTGCAAAGGAGGAACAGCCTGAGCTGCcgaaagaagaaggagaaagaagagaagaggaaggcGACGAGGAAGACGAAGACGAAGGTGATGACGATGAGGACGACGATGACGATGAAGCAGAGGATGAAACCCAGGAGCTTAGGAACTCCACAGAGACCCACAACGACACCTTAAAAACCAACGGTCATGCAGTGTTGGACGCAAATCATCCATCAGAAGTTGTGCCCCTGGTGCCCTCACCCACACCTCTGCTGTGTCCGCTGGTGGAGTCAGAGCTCAGCGTCACTGACCGCGACGCCTCCGATGCCTCTTATGAGCTGTTTAACGGCGAGACAGCAGCACTTAGTAACGGCGCTCGACACCGAGCCACAGCACCACGCTTCCCCGAGCTCCCACTGGACCCTGACCTGGACGAGTGTGAGAATGAGGAAGGAGAAACAAACCTGAACCCTGATGCCGAGCGCAGCCGCACCGTCTCATCCTCCAGCACCGGAGACACTCCGAAAG CTAAAGCACGATCAGCTGACCTGCTGGTGAATCCTCTGGACCCTCGCAACGCTGACGTACTCCGAGTGAAAATAGCGGACCTGGGCAATGCCTGCTGGGTG CACAAGCACTTCACAGAAGACATCCAGACGAGGCAGTACCGCTCTATCGAGGTTCTGATCGGTGCTGGTTACAGCACTCCTGCAGACATCTGGAGCACCGCTTGTATG GCGTTTGAGCTGGCGACAGGAGACTATCTGTTCGAGCCACATTCAGGAGAGGACTACTCACGTGATGAAG GCGAGTTGCGGCACATCACTAAACTAAAGCCGTGGTCTCTGTTTGACGTCCTGGTGGAGAAGTACGGCTGGTCAGCTGAGGACGCCGGCCACTTCACAAACTTCCTGTTGCCCATGCTGGAGATGGTTCCAGAAAAACGCGCCTCTGCAAGAGACTGCCTCAATCATCCCTGGCTGAACTCGTAG
- the srpk2 gene encoding SRSF protein kinase 2 isoform X3, with amino-acid sequence MSVNSEKSSSPERPETQQKVPSAPPPPPPPPPPPPPQPEPVAPPEPEEEILGSDDEEQEDPADYCKGGYHPVKIGDLFNGRYHVIRKLGWGHFSTVWLCWDIQGKRFVAMKVVKSAQHYTETALDEIKLLRCVRESDPTDPNKDMVVQLIDDFKISGINGIHVCMVFEVLGHHLLKWIIKSNYQGLPLPCVKSIIRQVLQGLDYLHTKCKIIHTDIKPENILMCVDDAFVRRMAVEATEWQKAGAPPPSGSAVSTAPQLKQVGKISKNKKKKLKKKQKRQAELLERRMLEIEALEREAERQKANEGINPPPGPALALGESEDEDDEEEDIEEEEEGEGEREHPVRLTNHTCAAPPEPQQQEDEEDCEVPPNTDIPDVEDPTAETETNTPQREESNNPANEDEEEEEEEEEEEEREESEEDAEEQEKATEQQEAEADQEDAKEVDRLEPVSSDEKPEPKTDECAKEEQPELPKEEGERREEEGDEEDEDEGDDDEDDDDDEAEDETQELRNSTETHNDTLKTNGHAVLDANHPSEVVPLVPSPTPLLCPLVESELSVTDRDASDASYELFNGETAALSNGARHRATAPRFPELPLDPDLDECENEEGETNLNPDAERSRTVSSSSTGDTPKAKARSADLLVNPLDPRNADVLRVKIADLGNACWVHKHFTEDIQTRQYRSIEVLIGAGYSTPADIWSTACMAFELATGDYLFEPHSGEDYSRDEDHIALIMELLGKIPRKVIAAGKYSREFFCKKGELRHITKLKPWSLFDVLVEKYGWSAEDAGHFTNFLLPMLEMVPEKRASARDCLNHPWLNS; translated from the exons GCCTGAGACACAGCAGAAAGTTCCATCcgctccccctcctcctcctcctcctcctcctcctccaccaccccAACCTGAGCCAGTCGCACCCCCAGAACCAGAGGAAGAGATTTTGGGCTCGGATGATGAGGAACAGGAGGATCCGGCAGACTACTGCAAAG gAGGGTACCATCCGGTGAAGATAGGGGATCTGTTCAATGGGAGGTACCATGTGATCCGAAAGCTAGGCTGGGGTCACTTTTCTACGGTCTGGCTATGTTGGGATATCCA AGGGAAGCGCTTTGTGGCGATGAAGGTGGTGAAGAGTGCTCAGCACTACACAGAGACGGCACTAGACGAGATCAAGCTACTGCGATGT gtaCGTGAGAGTGACCCCACTGACCCCAACAAAGACATGGTGGTTCAGCTCATCGATGACTTCAAGATCTCGGGGATAAACGGAATCC ATGTATGTATGGTATTTGAAGTCCTTGGCCACCATCTACTGAAATGGATCATCAAGTCCAACTATCAGGGCCTGCCTTTACCGTGCGTCAAGAGCATCATCAGACAG GTCCTGCAGGGTCTGGATTACCTCCACACTAAGTGCAAGATCATTCACACAGACATCAAGCCGGAGAACATCCTGATGTGTGTGGATGACGCCTTTGTCCGGCGCATGGCAGTCGAAGCCACCGAGTGGCAGAAAGCAGGAGCACCTCCTCCCTCTGGATCTGCAG TGAGCACAGCACCCCAACTCAAACAG GTGGGGAAGATCtccaagaacaagaagaagaagctgaagaAGAAGCAAAAGCGGCAGGCGGAGCTGCTAGAGAGACGCATGCTGGAGATAGAGGCATTAGAAAGGGAGGCCGAGAGACAGAAAGCCAACGAAGGGATAAACCCACCACCAGGACCTGCACTAGCGCTCGGGGAGAGTGAAGATGAGGACGACGAAGAGGAGGACatagaggaagaagaggaaggagagggagagagggagcatCCTGTTAGATTAACCAACCACACAT GTGCAGCTCCTCCAGAGCCACAACAGCAGGAAGATGAGGAGGACTGTGAAGTACCTCCCAACACTGACATTCCCGATGTTGAAGATCCCACGGCGGAGACGGAGACCAACACACCACAACGTGAAGAGAGCAACAACCCtgcaaatgaggatgaggaggaggaggaggaggaagaggaggaggaggaacgaGAAGAATCTGAAGAAGATGCGGAAGAGCAGGAGAAAGCAACAGAACAGCAGGAAGCTGAAGCAGATCAGGAAGACGCAAAAGAAGTAGACAGACTTGAACCTGTATCTTCGGATGAGAAGCCAGAACCAAAGACAGACGAGTGTGCAAAGGAGGAACAGCCTGAGCTGCcgaaagaagaaggagaaagaagagaagaggaaggcGACGAGGAAGACGAAGACGAAGGTGATGACGATGAGGACGACGATGACGATGAAGCAGAGGATGAAACCCAGGAGCTTAGGAACTCCACAGAGACCCACAACGACACCTTAAAAACCAACGGTCATGCAGTGTTGGACGCAAATCATCCATCAGAAGTTGTGCCCCTGGTGCCCTCACCCACACCTCTGCTGTGTCCGCTGGTGGAGTCAGAGCTCAGCGTCACTGACCGCGACGCCTCCGATGCCTCTTATGAGCTGTTTAACGGCGAGACAGCAGCACTTAGTAACGGCGCTCGACACCGAGCCACAGCACCACGCTTCCCCGAGCTCCCACTGGACCCTGACCTGGACGAGTGTGAGAATGAGGAAGGAGAAACAAACCTGAACCCTGATGCCGAGCGCAGCCGCACCGTCTCATCCTCCAGCACCGGAGACACTCCGAAAG CTAAAGCACGATCAGCTGACCTGCTGGTGAATCCTCTGGACCCTCGCAACGCTGACGTACTCCGAGTGAAAATAGCGGACCTGGGCAATGCCTGCTGGGTG CACAAGCACTTCACAGAAGACATCCAGACGAGGCAGTACCGCTCTATCGAGGTTCTGATCGGTGCTGGTTACAGCACTCCTGCAGACATCTGGAGCACCGCTTGTATG GCGTTTGAGCTGGCGACAGGAGACTATCTGTTCGAGCCACATTCAGGAGAGGACTACTCACGTGATGAAG ACCACATCGCTCTGATTATGGAGCTGCTGGGGAAAATCCCACGTAAAGTCATCGCTGCAGGGAAATACAGCCGTGAGTTCTTCTGTAAGAAAG GCGAGTTGCGGCACATCACTAAACTAAAGCCGTGGTCTCTGTTTGACGTCCTGGTGGAGAAGTACGGCTGGTCAGCTGAGGACGCCGGCCACTTCACAAACTTCCTGTTGCCCATGCTGGAGATGGTTCCAGAAAAACGCGCCTCTGCAAGAGACTGCCTCAATCATCCCTGGCTGAACTCGTAG